In Bufo gargarizans isolate SCDJY-AF-19 chromosome 6, ASM1485885v1, whole genome shotgun sequence, a single genomic region encodes these proteins:
- the LOC122941890 gene encoding zinc finger protein OZF-like: MYVLGHSVGPEEDQGRYVRGDEQSTEDIPTDNRPDDCTRNLEKHLASSDFEVDDCGIIQDIYEEHANIQNIPSSNHSNNATFDTFKQVQSSDSSQTVTQNKSHRKGVKHQTHVRGKPVSCSECGKCFRYKSELVRHQRIHTGEKPFSCSECGNCFKYKHGLVKHLRIHTGERPYPCSECGKSFKSKTDLVIHQRTHTGEKPYPCSECGKCFKYKPGLVKHQRIHTGERPYLCSECGKSFNSKTDLVIHQRTHTGEKPYPCSECGKCFKRKTALVIHQRGHTGEKPFSCSECGKCFKYKQGLKHQRIHTGERPYTCSECGKCFKRKTALVIHQRGHTGEKPYPCSECGKSFNSKADLVIHQRTHTGEKPYPCSECGKCFKRKSALVIHQRGHTGEKPFLCSECGKCFKYKPGLLKHQRIHTGERPYTCSE; this comes from the exons ATGTATGTGTTAGGGCACAGCGTAgggccggaagaagaccagggaag atatgtgaggggtgatgagcagagtacagaggacattcctacagataaccggccag atgactgtaccaggaacTTGGAGAAACATCTGGCATCTTCAGATTTTGAAGTAGATGATTGTGGTATCATACAAGATATATATGAAGAGCATGCCAATATCCAAAATATACCCTCATCCAATCACAGCAACAATGCAACATTTGATACTTTTAAACAGGTCcaatcttctgattcatcacagactgtaaCACAGAATAAAAGTCACAGAAAAGGTGTTAAACATCAAACTCACGTAAGAGGGAAGCcagtttcatgttcagaatgtggaaaatgttttagataTAAATCAGAATTAgtgagacatcagagaattcacacaggagagaagccattttcatgctcagaatgtgggaactgTTTTAAGTATAAACATGGTCTTGTTAAACATCTGAGAATTCACACGGGAGAAAGGCcatatccatgttcagaatgtgggaaatcttttaaaAGTAAAAcagatcttgttatacatcagagaactcacacaggagagaagccatatccatgttcagaatgtgggaaatgttttaagtatAAACCaggtcttgttaaacatcagagaattcacacgggAGAAAGGCCATatctatgttcagaatgtggtaaatctTTTAATAGTAAAAcagatcttgttatacatcagagaactcacacaggagagaagccatatccatgttcagaatgtgggaaatgttttaagaggAAAACggctcttgttatacatcagagaggtcacacaggggagaagccattttcatgttcagaatgtgggaaatgttttaagtatAAACAAGgtcttaaacatcagagaattcacacgggAGAAAGGCCAtatacatgttcagaatgtgggaaatgttttaagaggAAAACggctcttgttatacatcagagaggtcacacaggggagaagccatatccatgttcagaatgtggtaaatctTTTAATAGTAAAGcagatcttgttatacatcagagaactcacacaggagagaagccatatccatgttcagaatgtgggaaatgttttaagaggAAATCggctcttgttatacatcagagaggtcacacaggggagaagccatttttatgttcagaatgtgggaaatgttttaagtatAAACCAGGTCttcttaaacatcagagaattcacacgggAGAAAGGCCATATACATGTTCAGAATGA